A region from the Benincasa hispida cultivar B227 chromosome 12, ASM972705v1, whole genome shotgun sequence genome encodes:
- the LOC120068090 gene encoding ethylene-responsive transcription factor CRF1, with amino-acid sequence MEVPTILCREPISEPLGNFAGRSSTGSRIVRISMTDPDATDSSSSDEDALNFTRRRVKRYEVEFTIGTAADGGGVRKLKRKRKAVGNVRKFRGVRRRPWGKWAAEIRDSGRRVRLWLGTYDTAEEAAMVYDNAAVKLRGPAALTNFPTHLPPSLTGEDPSSPTNISSPTSVLYRTQFSGCSPSYRATATGCAVDESPVVDCPFSDDIFKSILLESPLFPEYQTTLIPETPWIGGGGDAGSSELVAAAGSDERAEDHDYFEEILMGSDPLVVL; translated from the coding sequence ATGGAAGTTCCGACCATTCTTTGCCGGGAACCCATCTCGGAACCGCTGGGAAACTTCGCCGGCCGGAGCTCCACAGGTTCAAGAATTGTTCGGATTTCAATGACTGACCCGGATGCTACTGACTCGTCATCCAGTGACGAAGATGCGCTGAATTTCACGCGCCGCCGTGTGAAGCGGTACGAAGTTGAGTTTACTATCGGAACGGCGGCGGACGGCGGTGGTGTTCGGAAgttgaagaggaagaggaaggcGGTGGGTAATGTGAGGAAATTTCGGGGTGTCCGACGGCGGCCGTGGGGAAAATGGGCGGCGGAGATACGAGACTCCGGCCGCCGTGTACGACTGTGGTTGGGGACTTACGACACGGCGGAGGAGGCCGCCATGGTGTATGACAACGCTGCCGTGAAGCTTCGAGGACCGGCGGCTTTAACCAACTTCCCCACTCATCTGCCGCCGTCACTTACCGGCGAAGACCCATCGTCTCCGACGAATATCTCTTCTCCGACGTCGGTCCTTTACAGAACCCAGTTCTCCGGATGTTCACCGTCTTACCGAGCCACCGCAACCGGCTGTGCCGTCGACGAATCGCCGGTGGTCGATTGCCCCTTCTCCGACGACATATTCAAATCGATTCTCTTGGAATCGCCTCTGTTTCCAGAGTACCAAACAACTCTCATACCAGAAACACCATGGATCGGCGGAGGCGGCGACGCTGGCTCTAGCGAATTGGTGGCGGCGGCGGGGTCCGACGAAAGAGCAGAAGATCATGattattttgaagaaattttgatgGGGTCAGATCCTTTGGTGGTCCTATGA
- the LOC120068112 gene encoding mitochondrial carrier protein MTM1 isoform X1, translating into MNSLAERMLKSARGHDSWIGSEEEARRLERDGNDSSMLVVMSDEVRLSASPSHPSSDTASNVKLGFGERAFSAAGAAFLSAVIVNPLDVAKTRLQAQAAGVPYSHPLSDWTSRMAFFGPNTMFADLRCSPSCARAGIHGTVAICPPDCFQYKGTLDVFYKIIRQEGFARLWRGTNAGLALAVPTVGIYLPCYDIFRNWLEEITSQNRPGATPYVPLVAGALARSLACATCYPIELARTRMQAFKEMRIGKKPPGVWQTLLGVVSNVKSTTNGETASAKSYRALWTGMGAQLARDVPFSAICWSTLEPVRRKLLGLVGDNANAASVFGANFSAGFVAGCLAAAATCPLDVAKTRRQIEKDPVRALRMTTRQTLMEVWRDGGMKGLFAGVAPRVGRAGPSVGIVVSFYEVVKYVLHRQYPTSAS; encoded by the exons ATGAACTCGTTGGCGGAGAGGATGTTGAAATCGGCTCGAGGGCATGATTCTTGGATTGGCTCGGAGGAGGAAGCTCGGAGACTTGAGAGAGATGGGAATGATTCTTCGATGTTGGTTGTGATGAGTGATGAGGTTCGGCTTTCTGCTTCTCCGTCTCATCCTTCGAGTGATACTGCTTCTAATGTGAAATTGGGGTTTGGAGAACGCGCTTTCTCTGCTGCTGGTGCCGCTTTTCTTTCTGCAGTCATTGTGAATCCTCTTGATGTTGCCAAG ACAAGGTTGCAAGCTCAAGCTGCAGGAGTTCCTTATTCGCATCCTCTTAGTGATTGGACCAGTCGCATGGCCTTCTTTGGACCAAACACG ATGTTTGCAGATTTAAGGTGTTCTCCTTCTTGTGCCCGTGCTGGTATTCATGGTACAGTAGCAATATGTCCTCCTGATTGTTTTCAGTACAAAGGGACGTTGGACGTCTTCTACAAAATCATTCGACAG GAGGGATTTGCTAGGTTGTGGAGAGGCACAAATGCCGGCCTAGCTCTTGCTGTTCCCACG GTGGGAATCTACTTACCTTGCTATGACATATTCCGTAACTGGTTAGAAGAGATCACTTCTCAGAATCGTCCTGGTGCTACTCCTTATGTTCCTTTAGTCGCTGGGGCGTTGGCACGTTCTTTGGCTTGTGCAACTTGTTATCCAATTGAGCTTGCTAGAACTCGCATGCAG GCATTTAAGGAGATGCGAATTGGCAAGAAGCCGCCTGGGGTCTGGCAGACTTTACTAGGTGTTGTCTCCAATGTTAAGAGCACAACTAATGGTGAAACTGCCT CAGCAAAAAGTTACCGTGCCTTATGGACTGGAATGGGGGCGCAGCTTGCACGTGATGTTCCATTCTCAGCAATTTGTTGGTCAACCCTTGAACCA GTCAGAAGGAAACTCCTTGGATTGGTAGGTGACAATGCTAATGCAGCCAGTGTGTTTGGGGCCAACTTTTCTGCTGGTTTTGTTGCTGGATGTCTTGCTGCTGCCGCTACATGTCCCTTGGATGTTGCAAAAACGCGACGACAGATAGAG AAGGATCCGGTGAGGGCACTGAGAATGACAACGAGGCAGACACTGATGGAGGTTTGGAG GGATGGTGGAATGAAAGGATTATTTGCTGGAGTTGCACCTCGTGTTGGCCGTGCAGGCCCATCAGTTGGGATTGTGGTATCATTTTATGAAGTCGTGAAATATGTTCTTCATCGCCAATATCCAACTTCAGCTTCATGA
- the LOC120068112 gene encoding mitochondrial carrier protein MTM1 isoform X2: MNSLAERMLKSARGHDSWIGSEEEARRLERDGNDSSMLVVMSDEVRLSASPSHPSSDTASNVKLGFGERAFSAAGAAFLSAVIVNPLDVAKTRLQAQAAGVPYSHPLSDWTSRMAFFGPNTMFADLRCSPSCARAGIHGTVAICPPDCFQYKGTLDVFYKIIRQEGFARLWRGTNAGLALAVPTVGIYLPCYDIFRNWLEEITSQNRPGATPYVPLVAGALARSLACATCYPIELARTRMQAFKEMRIGKKPPGVWQTLLGVVSNVKSTTNGETASKSYRALWTGMGAQLARDVPFSAICWSTLEPVRRKLLGLVGDNANAASVFGANFSAGFVAGCLAAAATCPLDVAKTRRQIEKDPVRALRMTTRQTLMEVWRDGGMKGLFAGVAPRVGRAGPSVGIVVSFYEVVKYVLHRQYPTSAS, from the exons ATGAACTCGTTGGCGGAGAGGATGTTGAAATCGGCTCGAGGGCATGATTCTTGGATTGGCTCGGAGGAGGAAGCTCGGAGACTTGAGAGAGATGGGAATGATTCTTCGATGTTGGTTGTGATGAGTGATGAGGTTCGGCTTTCTGCTTCTCCGTCTCATCCTTCGAGTGATACTGCTTCTAATGTGAAATTGGGGTTTGGAGAACGCGCTTTCTCTGCTGCTGGTGCCGCTTTTCTTTCTGCAGTCATTGTGAATCCTCTTGATGTTGCCAAG ACAAGGTTGCAAGCTCAAGCTGCAGGAGTTCCTTATTCGCATCCTCTTAGTGATTGGACCAGTCGCATGGCCTTCTTTGGACCAAACACG ATGTTTGCAGATTTAAGGTGTTCTCCTTCTTGTGCCCGTGCTGGTATTCATGGTACAGTAGCAATATGTCCTCCTGATTGTTTTCAGTACAAAGGGACGTTGGACGTCTTCTACAAAATCATTCGACAG GAGGGATTTGCTAGGTTGTGGAGAGGCACAAATGCCGGCCTAGCTCTTGCTGTTCCCACG GTGGGAATCTACTTACCTTGCTATGACATATTCCGTAACTGGTTAGAAGAGATCACTTCTCAGAATCGTCCTGGTGCTACTCCTTATGTTCCTTTAGTCGCTGGGGCGTTGGCACGTTCTTTGGCTTGTGCAACTTGTTATCCAATTGAGCTTGCTAGAACTCGCATGCAG GCATTTAAGGAGATGCGAATTGGCAAGAAGCCGCCTGGGGTCTGGCAGACTTTACTAGGTGTTGTCTCCAATGTTAAGAGCACAACTAATGGTGAAACTGCCT CAAAAAGTTACCGTGCCTTATGGACTGGAATGGGGGCGCAGCTTGCACGTGATGTTCCATTCTCAGCAATTTGTTGGTCAACCCTTGAACCA GTCAGAAGGAAACTCCTTGGATTGGTAGGTGACAATGCTAATGCAGCCAGTGTGTTTGGGGCCAACTTTTCTGCTGGTTTTGTTGCTGGATGTCTTGCTGCTGCCGCTACATGTCCCTTGGATGTTGCAAAAACGCGACGACAGATAGAG AAGGATCCGGTGAGGGCACTGAGAATGACAACGAGGCAGACACTGATGGAGGTTTGGAG GGATGGTGGAATGAAAGGATTATTTGCTGGAGTTGCACCTCGTGTTGGCCGTGCAGGCCCATCAGTTGGGATTGTGGTATCATTTTATGAAGTCGTGAAATATGTTCTTCATCGCCAATATCCAACTTCAGCTTCATGA